In Spirochaetaceae bacterium, one genomic interval encodes:
- the zwf gene encoding glucose-6-phosphate dehydrogenase, whose translation MTGPHSAGASGAAHAGADGAAPCTMVIFGASGDLTARKLIPGLYELYRRGLLPDRFAVLGAGRTGMSDEQFRTAMAAALADDTGDRSRQDRDRFLGALYYQRLDPAVAAEYGKLAERLSAVAAGAGTGDNVLYYLATPPSSFEPIAGGLAGAGLAEERGGAWRRLIVEKPFGYDLQSARALNERLHSWFGERQIYRIDHYLGKETVQNVLVLRFANEVWEPLWTRATIDRVEITAAEQVGVEGRGGYYDGSGALRDMFQNHLLQVVGMIAMEPPAHFRPSAVRNETVKVFDSLRPIAPSRVAEDVVRGQYTGSLTTEGAMAGYREEPGVPAGSSTETYVALRFHIDNRRWAGVPFLVRTGKRLPARVTEVVIHFKQVPHHLFGTPPADLVSGAPHLGAAGHAVSAAAAEASKLIIRIQPDEAIQLRCNVKLPGAGFEVQQVGMDFRYADLADTYLPDAYERLLLDGITGDATLYARADAIESCWEFVQPVLQAWRDQPAIPLHGYPAGSWGPAAAASLFRRPGYGWRTPAPSLVDAGGRTAL comes from the coding sequence ATGACCGGTCCACATAGTGCCGGCGCATCCGGGGCGGCGCATGCGGGAGCGGACGGGGCGGCGCCGTGCACGATGGTGATCTTCGGGGCGTCGGGAGACCTCACGGCGCGCAAGCTGATTCCGGGACTGTACGAGCTGTACCGCCGAGGGCTGCTGCCCGACCGGTTTGCGGTACTGGGTGCCGGGCGCACGGGGATGAGCGACGAACAATTCCGTACCGCCATGGCGGCGGCGCTGGCGGATGACACGGGTGACCGGTCACGGCAGGACCGCGACCGCTTTCTCGGCGCGCTGTACTACCAGCGGCTCGATCCCGCGGTTGCGGCGGAGTACGGGAAGCTGGCTGAGCGGCTGAGCGCGGTTGCGGCAGGCGCCGGGACCGGGGACAACGTCCTCTACTACCTGGCGACGCCGCCAAGCAGCTTCGAACCGATTGCCGGCGGGCTGGCGGGGGCGGGTCTGGCGGAGGAGCGCGGCGGCGCCTGGCGGCGGCTGATCGTCGAGAAGCCGTTCGGCTACGACCTGCAGTCGGCGCGCGCGCTCAACGAGCGGCTGCACTCCTGGTTCGGCGAGCGGCAGATTTACCGCATCGACCACTACCTGGGCAAGGAGACGGTGCAGAACGTGCTGGTGCTGCGCTTCGCCAACGAGGTGTGGGAGCCGCTGTGGACGCGCGCCACCATCGACCGGGTGGAGATCACCGCCGCCGAGCAGGTGGGGGTGGAGGGCCGCGGCGGCTACTACGACGGCTCGGGTGCGCTGCGCGACATGTTCCAGAACCACCTGCTGCAGGTGGTGGGCATGATCGCCATGGAGCCGCCGGCGCACTTCCGCCCGAGCGCGGTGCGCAACGAAACCGTGAAGGTGTTCGACTCGTTGCGTCCGATTGCGCCGTCGCGGGTGGCCGAGGACGTGGTGCGCGGCCAGTACACCGGCTCGCTGACGACCGAAGGCGCCATGGCCGGCTACCGCGAGGAGCCGGGGGTACCGGCCGGGTCGAGCACGGAGACCTACGTGGCGCTACGGTTCCACATCGACAACCGGCGCTGGGCCGGGGTGCCGTTCCTGGTGCGCACCGGCAAGCGGCTGCCGGCGCGCGTCACCGAGGTGGTGATCCACTTCAAGCAGGTGCCGCACCACCTGTTCGGCACGCCGCCGGCGGACCTGGTCTCCGGCGCTCCCCACCTCGGCGCCGCCGGGCACGCGGTGTCGGCGGCGGCAGCGGAGGCAAGCAAGCTGATCATCCGCATCCAGCCGGACGAGGCGATCCAGCTCCGCTGCAACGTGAAGCTGCCGGGCGCCGGCTTCGAGGTGCAGCAGGTGGGCATGGACTTCCGCTACGCCGACCTGGCCGACACCTACCTGCCCGACGCCTACGAACGGCTGCTGCTGGACGGCATCACCGGCGACGCCACCCTGTACGCGCGCGCCGACGCCATCGAGTCGTGCTGGGAGTTCGTGCAGCCCGTGCTGCAGGCGTGGCGGGACCAGCCCGCCATTCCGCTGCACGGCTACCCGGCCGGGAGCTGGGGACCGGCCGCGGCTGCCAGCCTGTTCCGCCGCCCCGGCTACGGCTGGCGCACCCCGGCGCCGTCCCTGGTCGACGCCGGAGGGCGCACGGCGCTGTAG
- a CDS encoding ABC transporter substrate-binding protein, which translates to MTVAHVTRILAAALVLVLAATGLWATGEGEQAAAAEKEYVIDPTTGTQLSAPEYGGTFTYVWQNLQTKIDNYPTRHGDPIQGGVTEMLSIADWGIERSVYNHKSRPTPVWAMRGQLAEGWEQPDETTIIFPIRRGVHWHDKEPMNGRELTPDDIVYNFHRYLGLGKWAEAGPISQYKTLPIESVTATDDWTVVFKLHTPQLTALAALLDDYPNHIMPPEVIEEHGGIDDWKLLVGTGPFELTGYVEDTSATWTKNANYWGFDEKFPDNRLPYVDEIRALIMPDAATRISALRTGKVDYLGWSGDTAITIDQMRALSQTNSEMAFLPYSYRSNATSFAMDIDKEPFDDIRVRRAMQMALDLETINGSYFDGWAKWKPQGLIGDGAVDYFIPFDEWPEEVKEGYRYNPEGAEQLLEEAGLPRGEDGVRFRTTLASENYFSDPALSDIAASYWEAIGVDVEIQTPSDRAAHGASIREHTYESGMISAYMGYDRSPTLVMRSWAHSEGGYNQPGIRDPHLDSLIEAAEQATTWEEQQRLIKEADQNVIANQYHIWFFKVPAFNAVHPWVVGYNGEYFLGFQQRYAQLFARIWIDSALKQEMGH; encoded by the coding sequence ATGACCGTTGCACACGTCACCAGGATCCTTGCGGCCGCCCTGGTTCTCGTTTTGGCCGCAACCGGCCTGTGGGCCACCGGCGAAGGGGAGCAGGCGGCAGCAGCCGAGAAGGAGTACGTGATCGACCCCACCACCGGCACGCAGCTATCCGCGCCGGAGTACGGCGGCACGTTCACTTACGTCTGGCAGAACCTGCAGACCAAGATCGACAATTATCCCACTCGCCACGGCGACCCGATACAGGGCGGCGTCACGGAGATGCTGTCGATTGCGGACTGGGGGATCGAGCGGAGCGTCTACAACCACAAGAGCCGCCCGACACCGGTGTGGGCGATGCGAGGGCAACTGGCCGAGGGCTGGGAACAGCCCGACGAGACCACGATCATCTTCCCGATCCGCAGGGGCGTGCACTGGCACGACAAGGAGCCGATGAACGGTCGCGAGCTGACCCCCGATGACATCGTCTACAACTTCCACCGCTACCTGGGACTGGGCAAGTGGGCCGAAGCCGGACCCATCAGCCAGTACAAGACCCTGCCGATCGAATCGGTAACCGCAACCGACGACTGGACGGTCGTCTTCAAGCTGCACACACCGCAGCTTACCGCGCTGGCGGCGCTTCTGGACGACTACCCCAATCACATCATGCCGCCGGAGGTAATCGAAGAACACGGTGGCATCGACGATTGGAAGCTGCTGGTCGGCACCGGTCCCTTCGAGCTCACCGGCTACGTCGAGGACACCTCCGCCACCTGGACCAAGAATGCGAACTACTGGGGCTTCGACGAGAAGTTCCCGGACAACCGCCTGCCCTACGTCGATGAAATCAGGGCTCTGATCATGCCAGATGCGGCAACGCGCATTTCGGCGCTGCGCACCGGCAAGGTCGATTACCTCGGTTGGAGCGGCGACACGGCAATAACGATCGACCAGATGAGGGCCCTGTCGCAGACCAACTCGGAAATGGCCTTCCTGCCGTATTCGTATCGCTCGAATGCAACGAGCTTCGCCATGGACATCGACAAGGAGCCATTCGACGACATCCGCGTGCGCAGGGCGATGCAGATGGCGCTCGACCTGGAGACGATCAATGGCTCCTACTTCGATGGTTGGGCGAAGTGGAAACCACAGGGCCTGATCGGGGATGGCGCCGTGGACTATTTCATTCCATTCGACGAGTGGCCCGAGGAGGTGAAGGAGGGCTACAGGTACAATCCCGAGGGTGCCGAGCAGCTTCTCGAGGAGGCTGGGCTTCCACGCGGTGAGGACGGGGTGAGATTCCGGACCACGCTGGCGAGTGAAAACTACTTCAGCGATCCCGCCCTCAGCGACATCGCCGCCTCCTATTGGGAGGCGATCGGCGTCGACGTCGAGATACAGACACCCAGTGACCGGGCTGCGCACGGCGCCAGCATACGCGAGCATACCTACGAATCGGGCATGATCTCGGCCTACATGGGCTACGACAGAAGCCCCACCCTTGTCATGCGCTCCTGGGCTCACTCGGAAGGAGGCTACAACCAACCGGGGATTCGGGATCCGCACCTGGACAGTTTGATCGAAGCCGCCGAGCAGGCAACGACCTGGGAGGAGCAGCAACGGCTGATCAAGGAGGCCGACCAGAATGTGATTGCGAACCAGTATCACATCTGGTTCTTCAAAGTGCCGGCATTCAATGCGGTACATCCATGGGTGGTGGGCTACAACGGTGAGTACTTCCTCGGCTTTCAGCAGCGTTACGCGCAGCTCTTCGCCCGCATCTGGATCGACTCCGCTCTGAAGCAGGAGATGGGACACTAG
- a CDS encoding ABC transporter permease, whose protein sequence is MKAYMIRRLLLMIPTLLILTMIVFLTVRFIPGDAIDAMVIRLELFDIDREELLRSLGLDVPLHVQYGRWISGILLRGTFGESLFGGAAPIEERILAKLPVTAELGLLSIAIALVIALPVGVYSAIRQDQFGDFVGRSVAVIGLATPNFWLGTMVMIYPAIWWGWTPPLEYVPLAEDPTANLGILLVPALILGTAMSAHTMRLTRTMMLEVLRQDYIRTAWAKGLKERLVVVRHAVKNAMIPVVTGIGLSLPLLVGGSVIMENIFNLPGLGRLMVTALQERDYPVISAVNLFFAVAVAVFNLLIDLIYPYLDPRVRHG, encoded by the coding sequence ATGAAGGCGTACATGATCAGGCGACTGCTGCTGATGATCCCAACCTTGCTCATCCTGACGATGATCGTGTTTCTCACGGTGCGCTTCATTCCCGGCGATGCCATCGATGCGATGGTGATCAGGCTGGAGTTGTTCGACATCGACCGTGAAGAGCTGCTGCGCAGTCTCGGACTCGACGTACCGCTGCACGTACAGTACGGCCGCTGGATCAGCGGGATTCTCCTGCGCGGCACCTTTGGCGAGTCACTGTTTGGGGGAGCTGCTCCGATAGAAGAGCGGATCCTGGCCAAGTTGCCGGTAACCGCGGAGCTCGGCCTCCTGTCGATTGCGATTGCGCTGGTGATTGCGCTGCCGGTCGGCGTCTACTCGGCGATTCGCCAGGACCAGTTCGGTGACTTCGTGGGACGCAGCGTTGCCGTGATCGGCCTGGCCACGCCCAACTTCTGGCTGGGCACCATGGTGATGATCTACCCGGCGATCTGGTGGGGCTGGACGCCGCCGCTGGAGTACGTGCCGCTGGCCGAAGACCCGACGGCGAACCTCGGCATTCTGCTCGTCCCCGCCCTGATCCTGGGCACCGCCATGTCCGCGCACACGATGCGGCTGACGCGCACCATGATGCTGGAGGTACTGCGGCAGGACTACATCAGGACCGCCTGGGCCAAGGGCCTCAAGGAGCGGCTCGTGGTGGTCAGGCACGCGGTCAAGAACGCCATGATCCCGGTGGTGACCGGCATCGGCTTGTCGCTGCCACTGCTGGTGGGCGGGTCGGTGATCATGGAGAACATCTTCAACCTGCCGGGGCTCGGCCGGCTGATGGTGACCGCCCTCCAGGAACGCGACTACCCGGTCATCTCGGCGGTGAACCTGTTCTTTGCGGTCGCGGTGGCGGTGTTCAACCTGCTGATCGACCTGATTTACCCCTACCTGGACCCGCGGGTCCGCCATGGCTGA
- a CDS encoding FGGY family carbohydrate kinase, with product MTAQYLVGVDLGTSVVKAGLYDAGGRLVAQAARPAPLRQPAPGVAEQDGDEFLAAAAASVQEVVGEAGAAPTQVAGIAFDGQMGGAMAVDARFRALTPWYPSGLDGRYLPHQRELAARAGTHLIKLCGDLPIMSPRMLWWREQSPDLYRGIAKVVTLAGYVAGRMAGLHADRAFVDASYLTWVGLGDTARHRWSAELADITGLGGGGLARMPRIVPATAVVGQLSREAAAACGLSAGVPVVAGAGDQAAGFVGAGLVEPGQLIDVAGTFPVFGICSRRYFADLQTRMLKPIASPLGGGAWYSMMYINGGGLTHRWFAEQFAGAGGEAGAAAGGAAFAALDAAAEHVAPGSDGLLCVPHLMGRACPNEPDVRGAWVGFTWTHGPAHFYRALLESVAYEYALACRALRAAAPDITLGEVRVTGGGAASGLWNRIKADVLGLPYVRLAVPDASTLGSAILAGHAVGLIPDMAAVARRAARPGPRLLPDAAAHRRYRAAVDAYRAALRHLGGAYAALADLRAAEAGR from the coding sequence ATGACTGCGCAATACCTGGTCGGTGTCGACCTCGGGACCAGCGTGGTGAAGGCCGGGCTGTACGACGCGGGAGGCCGGCTGGTGGCGCAGGCGGCCCGTCCGGCGCCGTTGCGGCAGCCGGCCCCTGGGGTGGCGGAACAGGACGGCGACGAATTCCTGGCCGCCGCGGCGGCTTCCGTTCAGGAGGTCGTTGGCGAGGCGGGGGCCGCGCCGACGCAGGTTGCGGGGATCGCATTCGACGGGCAGATGGGTGGCGCCATGGCGGTGGACGCGCGGTTTCGGGCCCTGACGCCCTGGTACCCATCCGGGCTCGATGGACGCTACCTGCCGCACCAGCGGGAGCTTGCCGCGCGTGCCGGAACACACCTGATCAAGTTGTGCGGCGACCTGCCGATCATGTCGCCGCGCATGTTGTGGTGGCGCGAGCAGTCTCCGGATCTGTACCGCGGCATCGCCAAGGTGGTGACGCTGGCCGGCTACGTCGCCGGGCGCATGGCCGGGCTGCACGCCGACCGGGCGTTCGTCGACGCCTCCTACCTCACCTGGGTGGGGCTGGGCGACACGGCGCGCCACCGCTGGTCGGCGGAACTGGCGGACATCACCGGCCTCGGCGGCGGCGGCCTCGCCAGGATGCCGCGCATCGTGCCGGCGACCGCGGTGGTGGGACAACTGTCGCGAGAGGCGGCGGCCGCCTGCGGTCTCTCGGCGGGGGTGCCGGTCGTGGCCGGTGCCGGCGACCAGGCGGCCGGGTTCGTGGGCGCCGGCCTGGTCGAGCCCGGCCAGCTCATCGACGTGGCCGGCACGTTCCCGGTATTCGGGATCTGCTCGCGGCGCTACTTCGCCGACCTGCAAACGCGCATGCTCAAGCCGATCGCCAGTCCGCTCGGCGGCGGTGCCTGGTACTCGATGATGTACATCAACGGCGGCGGCCTGACCCACCGCTGGTTCGCCGAGCAGTTCGCCGGCGCCGGAGGCGAGGCCGGGGCCGCCGCGGGCGGCGCGGCGTTCGCGGCGCTGGACGCGGCGGCGGAGCACGTGGCGCCGGGCTCCGACGGTCTGCTGTGCGTGCCGCACCTGATGGGCCGGGCGTGTCCGAACGAGCCCGACGTGCGCGGCGCGTGGGTCGGGTTCACCTGGACGCACGGGCCGGCGCACTTCTACCGCGCCCTGCTGGAGTCGGTCGCCTACGAGTATGCCCTGGCGTGCCGGGCGCTACGCGCGGCGGCGCCCGACATTACGCTGGGGGAGGTGCGGGTGACCGGCGGCGGCGCCGCGAGCGGCCTGTGGAACCGGATCAAGGCCGACGTGCTCGGCCTGCCCTACGTGCGCCTCGCGGTGCCGGACGCCTCCACCCTGGGCAGCGCGATCCTGGCCGGACACGCGGTCGGGCTGATCCCGGACATGGCGGCCGTGGCCCGCCGCGCTGCGCGGCCGGGTCCTCGTCTCCTGCCCGACGCCGCCGCCCACCGCCGCTACCGTGCCGCCGTGGACGCCTACCGCGCGGCGCTGCGTCACCTCGGCGGAGCTTACGCCGCCCTGGCCGACCTTCGTGCCGCGGAGGCCGGGCGCTGA
- a CDS encoding insulinase family protein: MIPAAAVLILLVFASLSWAQAAEGDLPFDPEAHHGTLSNGLTWYVKENREPLNRAQLRLAIRAGSILEEEHERGLAHYVEHMAFDGTERFSGHEIIEYLESIGSKFGPDLNAHTSFDETVYKIEIPTDDPEVIETAFEILSDWAFAITFDPEEVEQERGVVLEEWRTRRGAGARIRDLEFPVLFGDSRYSVRLPIGVPEVIETATREDLVGFYERWYRPDLMAVAVVGDFDAEQMVNLVHRHFAPPPEGEAYQERAARHEAPTVRPEYPVPPHDEPRVTVNTDPELSSTVLRIYAKLPPTTGQSLATYRHLLTQSLFAMMANSRLFERTQVADPPFIGAWMGQTLFVPNTALLYAIARVDEDGVERGLDTVLEEMQRILRHGFTATELEREKANLLRSMESAWLERDQRPSVRLVEEYVRHYMEGEPVPGIDAEYELHQQLLPEITLQEVNRLAEPWRAMASTVAMISGPEAVDSGPEVEQALLAKLKGAGALQVAPYDDVASDVPLMADLPEPGSITAEESIAAIDAVRWTLSNGVTVIAKQTDFRNDEVLVKATSPGGTSLVADGDYIAAITATSIAEGSGAGVHDRVALDKLLAGNTAAAEPFIGALFEGFSGSASPDDLETLFQLITLYGTAPRLDPTYYASYSSRLRSQIENRRAQPEAVWADTLRSALSQDHFRSRPFTLEVLEEMDLQRSIAVYEERFADFGDFTFIIVGAFDWDSLRTLASNYLAALPAAGRDERWQDLNIDPPAEVVDQAVYMGIEPRSRTRLVFAGEMDWSRPEAMAIAALKEMLQAKVRERIEMELGSTYSIHVGASASLLPDPEYRVFVDFGSDPARADELLEEVFAGVDWLVGGGEQEYLDTAKELIGAAREEQLRRNGFWLGQIEAVVERGEDFAVIPGFDERLDALTLDHVVDAAARYLSRDRYVRVVLLPEETAGEE; encoded by the coding sequence GTGATCCCGGCTGCCGCCGTTCTGATCCTCTTGGTATTCGCGTCGTTGTCCTGGGCTCAGGCGGCGGAGGGTGACCTTCCGTTCGATCCGGAGGCGCACCACGGCACGCTCAGCAACGGCCTCACCTGGTACGTCAAGGAAAACCGCGAACCGCTCAACCGCGCACAGCTCCGGCTGGCCATACGCGCCGGCTCGATCCTGGAGGAAGAACACGAACGCGGTCTCGCGCACTACGTCGAGCACATGGCATTCGACGGCACCGAGCGCTTTTCGGGTCACGAGATCATCGAGTACCTGGAGTCGATCGGCTCCAAGTTCGGCCCCGACCTGAATGCTCACACCTCCTTCGATGAAACCGTCTACAAGATCGAGATACCAACCGACGACCCGGAGGTAATCGAGACCGCGTTCGAGATTCTCAGCGACTGGGCTTTCGCCATCACCTTCGACCCGGAGGAGGTGGAGCAGGAGCGCGGCGTGGTGCTCGAGGAGTGGCGCACCCGGCGCGGTGCGGGCGCGCGCATCCGGGACCTGGAGTTTCCCGTGCTGTTCGGTGACTCGCGCTACTCCGTGCGGCTCCCGATCGGCGTGCCGGAGGTGATCGAGACGGCCACCCGGGAGGACCTGGTCGGCTTCTACGAGCGCTGGTACCGGCCCGACCTGATGGCCGTGGCCGTGGTTGGCGACTTCGACGCCGAGCAGATGGTGAATCTGGTCCACCGCCATTTCGCACCGCCGCCGGAGGGCGAGGCGTACCAGGAGCGTGCCGCGCGGCACGAGGCCCCTACGGTGCGTCCCGAGTATCCGGTTCCGCCGCACGACGAACCGCGTGTGACGGTCAATACCGACCCGGAGCTGAGTTCCACCGTACTGCGCATCTACGCCAAGCTGCCGCCGACGACCGGTCAGAGCCTGGCCACCTACCGGCACCTGCTGACCCAGTCGCTGTTCGCGATGATGGCCAACTCCCGGCTGTTCGAGCGTACCCAGGTCGCCGACCCGCCGTTCATCGGGGCCTGGATGGGGCAGACGCTGTTTGTGCCGAACACCGCGCTGTTGTACGCCATAGCGCGGGTCGACGAGGACGGTGTCGAGCGCGGGCTGGACACGGTGCTGGAAGAGATGCAGCGCATTCTGCGCCACGGGTTCACCGCGACCGAGCTGGAGCGCGAAAAGGCCAACCTGCTGCGCAGCATGGAAAGCGCGTGGCTGGAACGCGATCAGCGGCCGTCGGTGCGGCTGGTGGAGGAGTACGTCCGTCACTACATGGAAGGCGAGCCGGTGCCGGGCATCGACGCGGAATACGAGTTGCACCAGCAGCTCCTGCCCGAGATCACGCTGCAGGAGGTGAACCGGCTGGCGGAGCCGTGGCGCGCGATGGCGAGCACCGTGGCGATGATCAGCGGTCCCGAGGCCGTCGACTCCGGCCCCGAGGTCGAGCAGGCGCTGCTCGCCAAGCTGAAAGGAGCCGGCGCCCTGCAGGTCGCACCGTACGACGACGTGGCCAGCGACGTCCCGCTGATGGCGGATCTCCCGGAGCCGGGCAGCATCACGGCCGAGGAATCGATCGCGGCGATCGACGCCGTGCGCTGGACCCTGTCCAACGGCGTCACCGTGATCGCCAAGCAGACCGACTTTCGCAACGACGAGGTGCTGGTGAAGGCGACCAGCCCCGGCGGCACCTCGCTGGTGGCGGACGGCGACTACATCGCCGCCATCACGGCCACCTCCATCGCCGAGGGCAGCGGCGCCGGCGTGCACGACCGGGTTGCGCTGGACAAGCTGCTCGCCGGCAACACGGCCGCGGCGGAGCCGTTCATCGGCGCGCTGTTCGAGGGCTTTTCCGGCAGCGCGTCTCCGGATGACCTGGAGACGCTCTTTCAGCTCATCACGCTCTACGGCACCGCACCGCGGCTCGATCCCACCTACTACGCCTCCTACTCGTCACGGCTGCGCAGCCAAATCGAGAACCGGCGCGCCCAGCCGGAGGCGGTGTGGGCGGACACTTTGCGCAGCGCGCTCAGCCAGGACCACTTCCGCTCGCGGCCGTTCACGCTCGAAGTGCTGGAAGAGATGGACCTGCAGCGCTCGATTGCGGTGTACGAGGAGCGGTTCGCGGACTTCGGCGACTTCACGTTCATCATCGTCGGCGCGTTCGACTGGGACTCGCTGCGCACCCTGGCGAGCAACTACCTTGCCGCGCTGCCGGCGGCCGGGCGCGATGAGCGGTGGCAGGACCTGAACATCGACCCGCCCGCGGAGGTGGTGGACCAGGCGGTGTACATGGGGATCGAACCGCGCAGCCGCACCCGGCTGGTATTCGCCGGGGAGATGGATTGGAGCCGGCCGGAGGCGATGGCCATCGCCGCGCTCAAGGAGATGCTGCAGGCGAAGGTGCGCGAGCGCATCGAGATGGAACTGGGCAGCACCTACTCGATCCACGTCGGTGCGTCGGCGTCTTTGCTTCCCGATCCCGAGTACCGGGTGTTCGTGGACTTCGGCAGCGACCCGGCCCGCGCCGACGAGCTGCTGGAAGAGGTGTTTGCCGGCGTCGACTGGCTGGTCGGCGGCGGCGAGCAGGAGTACCTGGACACGGCCAAGGAGCTGATCGGCGCCGCCCGCGAGGAACAGTTGCGGCGCAACGGATTCTGGCTCGGCCAGATCGAGGCGGTGGTCGAACGCGGCGAGGACTTCGCCGTGATCCCCGGCTTCGACGAGCGGCTCGATGCCTTGACCCTGGACCACGTGGTCGACGCGGCAGCGCGCTACCTCAGCCGCGACCGCTACGTGCGCGTGGTGCTGCTGCCCGAGGAAACCGCCGGCGAAGAGTAG
- a CDS encoding type II toxin-antitoxin system VapC family toxin: MSKPANIYAESSAILAWLMGEDGGDEIRFRLQAAELVLTSDLALVECERVLHRGQERGVFSLARVAQTRDALNQVAEHWTIFTIDPQVIDRARRPFPREPLRTPDAIHLSTALIARSLVTELAMVALAKPIRRNAVSLGIDLYPVPTEEELRL; encoded by the coding sequence ATGAGCAAACCCGCGAACATTTACGCCGAGTCGAGCGCAATCCTGGCCTGGCTCATGGGAGAAGACGGCGGCGATGAGATACGCTTCCGGCTGCAGGCGGCGGAGCTGGTTCTGACCTCCGACCTGGCGCTGGTCGAGTGCGAACGCGTACTGCATCGCGGCCAGGAGCGGGGCGTGTTCAGCCTGGCGCGGGTGGCCCAGACCCGCGACGCGCTCAACCAGGTAGCCGAGCATTGGACGATCTTCACCATCGACCCCCAGGTGATCGACCGGGCGCGCCGCCCGTTCCCACGCGAGCCGCTGCGCACCCCCGACGCGATCCACCTGTCCACGGCGCTGATCGCACGCAGCCTGGTAACCGAGCTCGCCATGGTGGCGCTCGCCAAGCCGATACGCCGCAACGCCGTGTCTCTCGGCATCGACCTGTACCCGGTCCCGACCGAGGAGGAACTCCGCCTCTAG
- a CDS encoding DegT/DnrJ/EryC1/StrS family aminotransferase, whose product MYRIGQRELDGIASVLASGNLFRYLAEGGAECERFETRYARRLGVRHCLMTASGTNALTAALMGAGVGPGDEVIVPACTYMATPMAVLAAGAIPVIVDIDESLGMSPDALRDGIGPRTRAAIPVHMWGLPCDMGSIMAIAADRGLLVIEDACQAVGGAYEGSMLGSIGHAGAFSFNYYKNMSCGEGGAVVTGDDSFAERIGCAVDPCRFYWDGRSDSFAGFVANGARASEIEGAVMNCQLDRLDGMIDATRAQKRRIVRETAACGLSASPSNSPAGECGSHAAFLLPSPAAADSLAEAGGGFVALNTGRHVYTEWDPVLQHRGAHHQVLNPFELEQNRGCRMHYSKEMCRRSLDILGRTVLIRTHPDYSDDEVAHLIARITAGSDALTTDPAALPVR is encoded by the coding sequence ATGTACAGGATTGGGCAACGGGAGCTGGACGGGATCGCCAGCGTACTAGCCTCCGGGAACCTGTTCCGCTACCTGGCGGAGGGCGGCGCGGAGTGTGAACGGTTCGAGACCCGCTATGCGCGCAGGCTTGGCGTGCGGCACTGCCTGATGACGGCCAGCGGCACCAATGCGCTGACCGCCGCGCTGATGGGGGCCGGCGTGGGTCCGGGCGACGAGGTGATCGTGCCCGCGTGCACCTACATGGCCACGCCGATGGCCGTCCTCGCCGCGGGCGCGATTCCGGTGATCGTCGATATAGACGAGAGCCTCGGCATGAGCCCGGACGCGTTGCGGGACGGCATCGGGCCGCGCACCCGGGCGGCGATCCCGGTGCACATGTGGGGCCTGCCGTGCGACATGGGCTCGATCATGGCGATCGCCGCCGACCGCGGGTTGCTGGTGATCGAGGACGCCTGCCAGGCGGTCGGCGGCGCCTACGAGGGCAGCATGCTCGGCTCGATCGGCCACGCCGGCGCGTTCAGCTTCAACTACTACAAGAACATGAGCTGCGGCGAGGGCGGCGCGGTGGTCACCGGCGACGACTCGTTCGCCGAGCGCATTGGCTGCGCGGTCGATCCGTGCCGGTTCTACTGGGACGGGCGCAGCGACAGCTTCGCGGGCTTCGTGGCCAACGGTGCGCGGGCGTCGGAGATCGAGGGCGCGGTGATGAACTGCCAGCTCGACCGTCTGGACGGCATGATCGACGCCACGCGCGCTCAGAAGCGGAGGATTGTCCGCGAAACCGCGGCCTGCGGCCTGTCGGCGAGCCCCAGCAACAGCCCCGCCGGGGAGTGCGGCAGCCACGCAGCCTTCCTGCTGCCTTCGCCGGCCGCGGCCGATTCGCTCGCGGAAGCGGGCGGCGGCTTCGTAGCGCTGAACACCGGGCGTCACGTGTACACGGAGTGGGACCCGGTGCTGCAGCACCGCGGCGCCCACCACCAGGTGCTGAACCCCTTCGAGCTGGAGCAGAACCGCGGCTGCCGCATGCACTACTCGAAGGAGATGTGCCGCCGCTCGCTGGACATTCTGGGCAGAACCGTGCTCATCCGCACCCATCCGGACTACTCGGACGACGAGGTGGCCCACCTCATCGCCCGAATCACCGCCGGCTCGGACGCGCTGACCACCGACCCCGCCGCCCTCCCGGTCCGGTAG
- a CDS encoding type II toxin-antitoxin system prevent-host-death family antitoxin, translating to MLQIVATVTSVGIRELKNRLSEYVRRVRRGEEFLVTDRGRVVAELRQPTGVPRGAEYAGLIRHARAGRARLGAPNVAVSYPRVQRSLARDSTQRLLDDERGLL from the coding sequence TTGCTACAAATTGTAGCCACCGTGACTTCTGTTGGTATCCGTGAGTTGAAAAACCGGCTCAGCGAGTACGTCCGCCGAGTCCGCCGCGGCGAAGAGTTTCTGGTCACCGACCGCGGCCGGGTGGTCGCCGAATTGCGCCAGCCAACCGGCGTTCCGCGCGGGGCCGAATATGCTGGTCTGATTCGTCATGCCCGCGCCGGTCGAGCCCGTCTCGGTGCGCCGAACGTGGCCGTTTCCTACCCGCGTGTGCAGCGTTCGCTAGCCCGCGACAGCACGCAGCGTCTGCTCGACGACGAACGCGGCCTGCTATGA